In Pseudomonas asiatica, the following are encoded in one genomic region:
- a CDS encoding ABC transporter ATP-binding protein — translation MSSALSIRQLTKTYGNGFQALKGIDLDVAEGDFFALLGPNGAGKSTTIGILSTLVNKTSGTVNVFGHDLDREPSALKRCLGVVPQEFNFNQFEKTFDIVVTQAGYYGIPPKVAKERAEQYLTQLGLWDKRDVQSRSLSGGMKRRLMIARALIHEPRLLILDEPTAGVDIELRRSMWSFLTELNQKGITIILTTHYLEEAEQLCRNIGIIDHGTIVENTSMRQLLGKLHVETFVLDLRQDLATAPVLQGYPCRLLTPHTLEVQVDKDIGITALFGQLALQNIEVQSLRNKTNRLEELFVSLVEKNLSKVAV, via the coding sequence ATGAGTTCCGCCCTGTCCATCCGACAGCTGACCAAGACCTACGGCAACGGCTTCCAGGCCCTCAAGGGCATCGATCTGGATGTTGCCGAAGGCGACTTCTTCGCCTTGCTCGGCCCCAACGGCGCGGGCAAGTCCACCACCATCGGCATCCTCTCCACCCTGGTGAACAAGACCAGCGGCACGGTCAACGTGTTCGGCCACGACCTGGACCGCGAGCCGTCGGCGCTCAAACGCTGCCTGGGCGTGGTGCCGCAGGAGTTCAACTTCAACCAGTTCGAGAAAACCTTCGACATCGTCGTGACCCAGGCCGGTTACTACGGCATCCCGCCCAAGGTGGCCAAGGAGCGTGCCGAGCAGTACCTGACCCAGCTCGGCCTGTGGGACAAGCGTGACGTGCAGTCGCGTTCGCTGTCGGGGGGCATGAAGCGCCGCCTGATGATTGCCCGCGCGCTGATCCACGAACCGCGCCTGCTGATTCTCGACGAGCCCACCGCCGGTGTGGACATCGAACTGCGTCGTTCGATGTGGAGCTTCCTCACCGAGCTGAACCAGAAGGGCATCACCATCATCCTCACCACCCACTATCTGGAAGAGGCCGAGCAGCTGTGCCGTAACATCGGCATCATCGACCACGGCACCATCGTCGAGAACACCAGCATGCGCCAGTTGCTGGGCAAGCTGCATGTCGAAACCTTCGTGCTCGACCTCAGGCAGGACCTGGCCACTGCACCGGTGCTGCAGGGCTACCCGTGCCGGTTGCTGACCCCGCACACCCTGGAAGTGCAGGTGGACAAGGACATCGGCATCACTGCGCTGTTCGGCCAGCTGGCGCTGCAGAACATCGAGGTGCAGAGCCTGCGCAACAAGACCAACCGACTCGAGGAGCTGTTCGTGTCCCTGGTGGAAAAAAACCTGTCGAAGGTGGCCGTATGA